The following are encoded together in the Adhaeribacter arboris genome:
- a CDS encoding glycosyltransferase family 2 protein gives MIAHPFFSVIIPVHNKLPHLDRSINSVLHQTYSNFEVILVDDASSDGSSEKLTEFTDVRVRRFRRQTPGPGGYAARNVGIENARYDWICFLDADDEWKLNLLETIAEVIQNNSKLDIISWGWFWTKGKEKKLDAYSTFNKNYSTKEFTLIDFLKGPQPIWTGAVAIKTDVLKKAGKFPENEFKRGGDMDTWTRCLWNSKESVWINKAMSYYHIDSVNMVTKNIERETRFIFSPFLQNLLKTVSDKKLKEAIKYYQNRYIYIILNGNVYQGKGINYALLHKMNWNKQGIWLYLKLHLNNLKISFSK, from the coding sequence ATGATTGCCCATCCCTTCTTTTCCGTTATTATTCCCGTACATAATAAGTTACCCCACTTAGATAGATCTATCAATTCTGTACTTCATCAAACCTACTCTAACTTCGAAGTTATATTAGTGGATGATGCTTCATCGGATGGTTCATCTGAAAAGCTTACGGAATTTACTGATGTTAGAGTTAGGAGATTTCGCCGGCAAACTCCAGGTCCTGGTGGTTATGCAGCTCGGAATGTTGGAATTGAGAATGCAAGATATGATTGGATTTGTTTCTTGGATGCTGATGATGAGTGGAAGTTGAATTTATTAGAAACTATTGCTGAAGTAATACAAAACAACAGTAAATTAGACATTATAAGTTGGGGCTGGTTCTGGACAAAAGGTAAAGAAAAAAAGCTTGATGCTTATTCTACATTTAATAAAAATTATTCTACTAAAGAGTTTACTTTAATTGATTTCCTGAAAGGGCCTCAGCCCATTTGGACTGGGGCCGTAGCTATTAAAACCGATGTATTAAAAAAGGCAGGTAAATTTCCCGAAAATGAATTTAAAAGAGGCGGGGATATGGATACCTGGACAAGATGTTTATGGAATAGTAAGGAATCCGTTTGGATAAATAAAGCAATGTCTTACTATCATATTGATTCTGTTAACATGGTTACTAAAAATATAGAACGGGAAACCAGATTTATTTTTTCGCCCTTTTTACAAAACTTACTTAAAACTGTTTCTGATAAAAAGCTGAAAGAAGCTATAAAATATTATCAGAACAGATACATTTATATCATTTTAAATGGAAATGTATACCAAGGTAAAGGAATAAACTATGCTTTATTACACAAAATGAATTGGAATAAACAAGGTATTTGGCTTTATCTTAAACTTCATTTAAACAATTTAAAAATTTCATTCAGCAAGTAA